TATTTTATCCTTTTTTTTATATGGTAGGTTCCATGTTTTTAATGAAGATTATTATAAGTATTATGATAAGTGGGAAAAATATAAGATATAATAGTACTACTAGTTCTCCTTGTATTATAGGACCCATTACTGTTGTTGCTGCAATTATCATGATAAATAGTATTATAGGTATTAATACAGCTATAAACATGTACATGAGCATTACAGAGTTTAGTTTTTCTGAGTATTCTTTATACTTAATTTTCATGTTACGTGTATGTTCATTTGCTATTGTATTTAGAATATCAGCAAGATTTCCTCCATTTGTAAGTGTTCGTGTTATCTGATTTATTACGTTGTCAAATATCTGGGAATTAACACGTTTTGATAGGTTGTTAAATGCATCAATGTAGTTTGTTGAGTATTGTATTTCATTAAGTGTTATTTTAAATTCTTCAGATAATTCACCATAATTACTTTCAACTATGCTTTGGAGTGCATCAAAGAGTCCTATTCCTGCTTTTAGTTGTGTTGACATTTCACGTAGTGCAAATGGTAGTACTTTTAGTATGTTTTTTTGTCTTTTTTGCTGTTTTATTTCTGGCATCTTATATTTAACAAAGATTAAAAGTGCTATGATGATAAGTATTTCTATGCCTATTTGTGGTTGTATTATAAGTAATATTAATGGTATTATAAGTAGTGGTAGTAAGATTTTTCTTATATTTATTTTATTTTCATGTGTTTTTATTAGCTCATCTGTTATTTTATTATCAACTGAAGGTATTTCTTTTTTATTTAAAGTAATGGTGGTCTTTTTGTGTTTTAGTGTTATTTTTCCGATTTTTATTAATAATTGTTTCATAATATAACTTTTTTTTATCTGTAGTAGTATTGATCGATGTATTGTTGTACTTTTTTGATGTTATGATTTTTGTTGGTGTATTGTTTTAGGTAGTTTTGTCTTTTTATAAGTTCTTCATTTATTTGTTGTTTTGTCATGTTTTTATGTTGAGCTATTATATTTAGTGTATTTGTATTGATTGCCACATATTCTATTGTATCTTTTTGTGGGTTGTATTGGTATATTTTATTTAGTTGTATTTTGTTATTTTCCATTCCTACAACTTCTGCTACTTCTGTTATTCTTCTTATTGTTCCAAGATGTGGATTGTATAATCTTTTTTGCATTATGATGAAGTTTATTGAGTTTATCATTA
This window of the Methanosphaera cuniculi genome carries:
- a CDS encoding type II secretion system F family protein, with product MKQLLIKIGKITLKHKKTTITLNKKEIPSVDNKITDELIKTHENKINIRKILLPLLIIPLILLIIQPQIGIEILIIIALLIFVKYKMPEIKQQKRQKNILKVLPFALREMSTQLKAGIGLFDALQSIVESNYGELSEEFKITLNEIQYSTNYIDAFNNLSKRVNSQIFDNVINQITRTLTNGGNLADILNTIANEHTRNMKIKYKEYSEKLNSVMLMYMFIAVLIPIILFIMIIAATTVMGPIIQGELVVLLYLIFFPLIIILIIIFIKNMEPTI